A region of Allocoleopsis franciscana PCC 7113 DNA encodes the following proteins:
- the glmU gene encoding bifunctional UDP-N-acetylglucosamine diphosphorylase/glucosamine-1-phosphate N-acetyltransferase GlmU translates to MVAVAILAAGRGTRMKSDLPKVCHTLGSLSLVERVLKSCLSLAPSRLLVVVGYQSEQVKKSLAAYSNVEFVEQTQQLGTGHAVQQLLPHLDGFTDDLLILNGDVPLLRSSTIKQLLETHQAHRNAATLLTAHLPNPQGYGRVFCDDQNLLNQIVEDRDCTPTQKENCRINAGVYCFHWPQLATALPKLEANNDQKEYYLTDVVNFLEPVMAVDVADYQEILGINDRKQLANAYEILQTRVKDDWMKAGVTLINPDSITIDDTVELQPDVTIEPQTHLRGNTQIGTGSRIGPGSLIENSQLGENVTVLYSVVSDSVVKHGTRIGPYTHLRGHVEVGESCRVGNFVELKNTTVGDRTNVAHLSYLGDAQLGNKVNIGAGTITANYDGVKKHRTQIGDRTKTGSNSVLVAPITLGQDVTIAAGSTVTEDVPDDCLVLARARQVVKPGWRLKTPSETSSS, encoded by the coding sequence ATGGTTGCAGTAGCAATTCTAGCAGCAGGACGCGGGACGCGGATGAAATCTGACCTGCCCAAGGTCTGTCATACGTTGGGTTCTCTGTCACTGGTTGAACGAGTACTCAAAAGTTGTCTCTCATTAGCCCCCTCGCGACTCCTCGTGGTTGTCGGCTATCAGAGTGAACAAGTCAAAAAGTCTTTGGCAGCCTATTCAAATGTGGAGTTCGTCGAACAGACACAGCAACTGGGAACCGGTCATGCGGTGCAACAACTCCTACCCCACCTCGACGGATTTACAGACGACTTACTGATTTTAAACGGAGATGTTCCTCTGTTGCGATCGAGCACCATCAAACAGCTATTAGAAACCCATCAAGCGCATCGGAATGCTGCAACCCTCCTCACCGCCCACCTGCCCAATCCCCAAGGTTATGGGCGGGTTTTTTGTGACGATCAAAATCTGCTGAATCAGATTGTCGAGGATCGGGACTGCACACCCACTCAAAAGGAAAATTGTCGTATCAACGCAGGGGTGTATTGCTTCCATTGGCCTCAATTAGCCACAGCGCTGCCGAAATTAGAGGCAAATAATGACCAGAAGGAATATTACCTGACGGATGTTGTTAACTTCTTAGAGCCAGTAATGGCAGTGGATGTAGCAGATTATCAAGAAATTCTCGGTATTAATGACCGCAAACAGCTAGCAAATGCCTATGAGATTTTGCAAACGCGGGTGAAGGATGACTGGATGAAAGCGGGAGTAACGTTAATCAATCCAGATAGCATCACGATTGATGACACCGTGGAATTGCAACCGGATGTAACTATTGAACCCCAAACCCATCTGCGGGGAAATACTCAAATTGGTACTGGTAGCCGCATTGGCCCTGGTAGTTTAATTGAAAATAGCCAGTTGGGTGAGAATGTGACGGTGCTGTACTCGGTGGTGAGTGACAGTGTGGTCAAACACGGTACCCGAATTGGCCCATATACTCATCTGCGGGGTCATGTGGAAGTCGGGGAATCCTGCCGAGTGGGCAATTTTGTCGAATTGAAGAATACCACTGTGGGCGATCGCACCAATGTGGCACACTTATCTTATTTAGGTGATGCACAACTAGGAAATAAAGTCAATATTGGTGCGGGGACGATTACGGCGAACTACGATGGTGTGAAAAAACATCGTACCCAAATTGGCGATCGCACAAAAACCGGCTCCAACAGTGTCCTGGTTGCACCCATTACCTTAGGGCAAGATGTCACGATTGCTGCCGGTTCGACTGTCACTGAAGATGTACCCGATGATTGCCTAGTACTGGCGCGGGCGAGGCAGGTCGTGAAACCCGGTTGGCGGTTAAAAACTCCATCCGAAACATCATCCAGTTAA
- a CDS encoding response regulator, translating to MGSDLISMDSDQPKILVVDDHPSSRMTAVALLSVEGYEVLEAESGPIALKRVVECSPDLILLDVMMPGMDGYEVCRRLKEDEQTRLIPVVFITALNDKRSRIMGIEAGGDDFLSKPFDRLELAARVKSLVRQKRLNEDLDHAEQVLFSMARAVESRDPNTGDHCERLVAMGKAFGEYIQLPRTDIRNLMWGGYLHDIGKVGIPDAVLLKKGSFTPEEREIMNNHVLIGEKICKPLRSMRGVLPIIRYHHERWDGTGYPDGLAEEEIPYLAQVFQVIDIYDALTSERPYKRAFTVAEALDIMVQETQRGWRNPELSQQFTEFIKTVYLAHSA from the coding sequence ATGGGTTCCGATCTGATTTCCATGGATTCCGATCAACCCAAGATCCTCGTTGTTGACGATCATCCCTCTAGTCGGATGACGGCTGTAGCTCTTTTATCGGTTGAAGGCTACGAAGTATTGGAGGCAGAAAGTGGACCGATCGCTCTCAAGCGAGTGGTTGAGTGCAGCCCCGATTTAATTCTCCTGGATGTGATGATGCCAGGGATGGATGGGTATGAGGTCTGTCGGCGTCTCAAGGAAGATGAACAAACTCGCCTGATTCCAGTGGTATTTATCACCGCGCTCAATGATAAGCGATCGCGGATTATGGGAATCGAGGCTGGAGGCGATGATTTCTTAAGTAAACCGTTTGATCGCTTAGAACTTGCTGCACGAGTTAAGTCTCTCGTCCGTCAAAAACGTCTCAATGAAGATTTAGACCACGCTGAACAGGTTCTGTTCTCCATGGCTAGAGCCGTTGAAAGCCGCGACCCCAATACGGGCGACCACTGTGAGCGACTAGTCGCCATGGGCAAAGCCTTTGGAGAGTACATCCAGCTACCTCGAACAGACATTCGGAATCTGATGTGGGGGGGCTATCTCCACGATATCGGCAAAGTGGGAATTCCCGACGCCGTACTGCTCAAAAAAGGCTCATTTACTCCCGAAGAGCGGGAGATTATGAATAATCATGTCCTGATTGGCGAAAAAATCTGCAAACCATTACGCTCAATGCGGGGTGTCTTGCCAATTATTCGTTATCATCACGAGCGCTGGGATGGGACGGGTTATCCAGATGGTTTAGCGGAAGAGGAAATTCCCTACCTGGCACAAGTGTTTCAAGTCATCGATATCTACGATGCTTTAACCAGTGAGCGTCCTTACAAACGAGCCTTTACCGTAGCAGAGGCTTTAGACATTATGGTTCAGGAAACCCAACGAGGTTGGCGCAACCCCGAACTTTCCCAGCAGTTTACGGAATTTATCAAAACGGTTTACCTTGCACACTCAGCGTGA
- a CDS encoding ABC1 kinase family protein, producing MFSGLSQTNSRQRKIVNVVLRHGWGYMRVLLLGGKAQEPSLPPPRVLCNILVDLGPVYVKLGQLLSTRPDLLPPPYIEALTSLQAEVPPVDWQAVEAVIRKQLQKPIEETFAIIHRQPVAAGSIAQTHRATLIDRREVALKIQRPGIDRVVEQDIRLLRGLARLVNRTQVGRYYNLLSIVEEFATALRAELNFTQEASSTDLLRRNLSKSNWFDPQQLVLPEIYWDLTSEKLLVMEWLHGVPLLAGDFKGTNYGGDGQAERRAIADLIVRAYFQQFYIDGIFHADPHPGNLFYLDSGRIALIDFGMMGRLDPRTQQILIELILAIANLDGKRCSQLTLELAESTQPVNLSHLENDFDRLLRRYYNLNLAAINFSQLIYQVLQIAQKHQIRVPSNMGLYAKTLANLEGVARQLNPDFNLVEQVKPLMADLFRQRLIGHAPLQDLLRAALDIKTLSLDAPRQLEMLLDRVTSETLQWNVAVRGLEPFRRTLDAVGNRLTFGIVTAAILIGAAMIFARAPSNPIFYWVSGSLFVAASLIGLWLIVSMIRSGRIK from the coding sequence GTGTTTTCAGGTCTTTCCCAAACCAACTCTCGTCAAAGAAAAATTGTTAACGTAGTTCTCCGGCACGGTTGGGGTTATATGCGAGTACTTCTGTTGGGAGGGAAAGCACAAGAACCCTCACTGCCACCGCCTAGGGTGCTGTGCAATATTTTGGTGGATCTTGGTCCTGTCTACGTGAAGCTGGGACAACTGCTCAGTACGCGACCTGATTTGTTACCTCCGCCCTATATTGAAGCCTTAACATCCCTGCAAGCGGAAGTCCCGCCCGTGGATTGGCAGGCCGTAGAAGCCGTTATCCGCAAGCAGCTTCAAAAACCAATCGAAGAAACCTTTGCCATTATTCATCGCCAGCCTGTTGCTGCCGGCTCCATTGCCCAAACCCATCGCGCCACGCTGATTGATAGACGAGAGGTGGCCTTAAAAATTCAACGACCGGGCATTGACCGAGTGGTTGAGCAGGATATTCGGTTGCTTCGCGGCTTGGCACGGTTAGTCAATCGCACTCAGGTAGGACGGTATTACAATCTACTCTCTATTGTTGAAGAATTCGCGACGGCGCTGCGGGCGGAACTCAATTTTACCCAAGAAGCCAGTTCCACTGACCTACTGAGGCGCAATCTCTCCAAGAGTAATTGGTTCGATCCCCAACAATTAGTGCTTCCAGAAATTTACTGGGATTTAACCAGTGAAAAGTTACTCGTTATGGAGTGGCTTCATGGAGTTCCCCTTTTAGCGGGTGATTTTAAGGGAACAAACTACGGTGGAGATGGCCAAGCGGAACGCCGAGCCATTGCCGATTTAATTGTCCGAGCTTATTTTCAACAATTTTATATCGATGGCATTTTTCATGCCGACCCTCACCCCGGAAATTTGTTTTATTTGGATTCAGGGCGTATTGCTCTGATTGATTTTGGCATGATGGGGCGTTTAGATCCCCGCACGCAACAAATTTTGATCGAGCTTATTTTAGCGATCGCCAATTTAGATGGCAAGCGATGTAGCCAATTAACGTTAGAGTTGGCGGAGTCTACTCAACCCGTCAATCTTTCTCACTTAGAAAATGATTTTGACCGATTGCTGCGACGATACTACAACCTAAACTTAGCGGCAATTAACTTTAGCCAGTTGATCTATCAAGTCTTACAAATTGCCCAGAAACACCAAATTCGTGTTCCGAGCAACATGGGCTTGTATGCGAAAACTCTCGCCAATCTGGAAGGAGTGGCTCGTCAACTCAACCCGGATTTCAATTTGGTCGAGCAAGTTAAACCCCTGATGGCAGATTTATTCCGACAACGATTAATTGGACATGCTCCCTTACAAGACCTTTTAAGGGCAGCCCTCGACATTAAAACCTTATCCCTCGATGCTCCTCGCCAATTGGAGATGTTATTAGATCGGGTAACTTCGGAAACATTGCAATGGAACGTTGCCGTGCGAGGGTTAGAACCGTTTCGCCGCACCCTCGATGCTGTAGGAAATCGACTCACATTCGGAATTGTGACAGCCGCTATCCTGATTGGTGCTGCCATGATTTTTGCCCGAGCCCCCAGTAATCCAATTTTTTATTGGGTTAGTGGTAGTCTCTTTGTCGCCGCTAGCCTAATCGGCTTGTGGTTAATCGTCAGTATGATTAGAAGCGGGCGAATTAAGTAA
- the ilvD gene encoding dihydroxy-acid dehydratase has translation MPTYRSKTSTQGRNMAGARALWRATGMQTEDFEKPIIAVANSFTQFVPGHVHLKDLGQLVCREIEAAGGVAKEFNTIAVDDGIAMGHDGMLYSLPSREIIADSVEYMVNAHCADALVCISNCDKITPGMLMAALRLNIPTVFVSGGPMEAGKTKLSDHKLDLVDAMVVAANDNISDEIVEEYERSACPTCGSCSGMFTANSMNCLTEAIGLSLPGNGTVLATHFDRKDLFLNAARTIVSITRRYYEQDDESVLPRSIASFKAFENALMLDIAMGGSTNTILHLLAAVHEAGVDFTLSDIDRLSRQVPQLCKVAPNTQKYHIEDVHRAGGIPGILGELDRAGLLHTDVPTVHSKTMKEALDRWDVMRTDDEAVHTFFKAGPAGIPTQQAFSQSTRWPSLDLDRENGCIRSVENAYSTEGGLAVLYGNLAERGCIVKTAGVDESILVFEGKARIYESQDAAVKGILNDEVEPGDVVIIRYEGPRGGPGMQEMLYPTSYLKSKGLGKACALLTDGRFSGGTSGLSIGHVSPEAAAGGNIALVKDGDRIRIDIPNRSINVELSAEELANRRVAMEALGKDAWKPAQKRQRRVTAALKAYALLATSADQGAVRNLAVLESEVIQLR, from the coding sequence ATGCCGACCTATCGATCCAAAACCTCCACCCAAGGACGCAATATGGCTGGTGCCCGCGCTCTCTGGCGTGCCACCGGAATGCAGACCGAAGATTTCGAGAAGCCCATCATTGCAGTTGCCAACTCCTTTACTCAATTCGTACCCGGTCACGTTCACCTCAAGGATCTGGGTCAATTGGTGTGCCGTGAGATTGAAGCCGCAGGTGGTGTCGCCAAGGAATTCAACACCATCGCCGTGGATGATGGCATTGCTATGGGTCATGACGGGATGCTCTACAGTCTGCCCTCGCGGGAGATCATCGCCGATTCGGTTGAGTACATGGTCAACGCCCATTGTGCCGACGCCCTAGTCTGCATTTCCAATTGTGACAAAATCACTCCCGGTATGTTGATGGCAGCCCTGCGTCTCAACATTCCCACCGTATTTGTTTCCGGTGGTCCGATGGAAGCGGGCAAGACCAAGCTCTCAGACCACAAACTGGACTTGGTGGACGCTATGGTAGTTGCCGCCAACGACAATATCAGCGACGAGATTGTCGAAGAATATGAGCGTTCCGCCTGCCCAACCTGTGGCTCTTGCTCCGGCATGTTCACCGCCAACTCCATGAACTGTCTCACTGAAGCCATTGGTCTTTCCTTACCGGGCAACGGCACCGTGCTGGCGACCCATTTCGACCGTAAAGATCTGTTCCTCAACGCGGCGCGAACCATTGTCAGCATTACCCGCCGCTACTATGAGCAGGACGATGAATCGGTACTGCCCCGCTCTATCGCTAGTTTCAAAGCGTTTGAAAATGCCTTGATGCTGGATATCGCGATGGGGGGATCGACTAACACCATTTTGCACTTGCTTGCCGCCGTCCATGAAGCCGGTGTTGATTTCACCTTGTCCGACATCGATCGCCTCTCGCGCCAGGTTCCCCAACTCTGCAAAGTGGCACCGAATACCCAAAAGTATCATATAGAAGATGTCCACCGTGCTGGCGGTATTCCTGGTATTCTTGGTGAGCTAGATCGTGCTGGCCTGCTCCACACCGACGTGCCGACGGTTCACAGTAAGACAATGAAAGAAGCGCTCGATCGCTGGGATGTCATGCGTACCGATGACGAAGCTGTCCACACCTTCTTCAAGGCTGGTCCGGCGGGGATTCCCACTCAGCAAGCATTCAGTCAATCGACCCGCTGGCCTTCACTCGACCTAGACCGGGAAAACGGCTGTATCCGTAGCGTCGAAAACGCCTACAGCACCGAGGGCGGACTGGCTGTACTCTACGGCAACCTAGCTGAGCGCGGCTGTATTGTGAAGACGGCAGGCGTAGACGAAAGCATTCTGGTGTTTGAAGGTAAGGCACGCATTTATGAAAGTCAGGATGCCGCTGTCAAAGGAATTCTCAACGATGAAGTGGAACCAGGTGACGTAGTGATTATTCGCTATGAAGGCCCGCGCGGTGGCCCTGGTATGCAGGAAATGCTCTATCCGACCAGCTACCTTAAATCCAAGGGTCTGGGTAAGGCTTGTGCCTTATTGACCGACGGTCGCTTCTCCGGCGGGACTTCGGGACTCTCGATTGGTCATGTCTCTCCGGAGGCGGCAGCGGGGGGCAACATTGCTCTGGTCAAGGACGGCGATCGCATCCGGATCGATATCCCCAATCGCAGCATTAACGTAGAGCTATCGGCGGAAGAACTAGCCAACCGTCGGGTTGCAATGGAAGCGTTGGGCAAAGATGCCTGGAAGCCTGCACAGAAGAGGCAGCGGCGGGTAACAGCGGCGCTCAAGGCTTATGCACTGCTGGCAACTAGCGCGGATCAAGGTGCGGTACGAAACCTGGCAGTACTCGAATCGGAGGTTATTCAGCTCAGATAG
- a CDS encoding zinc-dependent metalloprotease, translating into MRRVPLWVLFLLSLFLWMGLIGIKQTFPLRAQQPLTPPATHTHTPLVLSQTKVKSSSDSELEAFDKLVADTEKLEGLFNLYRNQETAKIYLEVKPQQLNKNYLATVTMESGIGERGLYSGVPLQTWLFYFRRMNNNLHFVVRNVNFRAEPGDPQVRSLDRSFSDSVLYSLPIKSIHPNQETILIDLGDLMLTDFPGLTPFLEDALRGNYQLDADKSYFGTAKAFPANVEIESIYGFSLNSGEGDYLPTLPDNRALTLRVRYSLSQLEPNNSYRPRLADERVGYFLTTYQDFSNPKRRDSFVRYINRWHLEKQDPKAPLSPPKKPIVFWIENAVPLEYRQAIREGVLMWNKAFEKAGFQDAIQVEQMPDNADWDAADVRYNTIRWFNSLDGFFARGPARVNPLTGEILDADIVVDSGLVRDMQQDFRRLVEQNQGQKNSLLSTLMGGGNLCPSVMDRSSASKKTSVLSQLAKDHDLCYGRESIQQSAIDRLGLSLLSSSTQLRSEQMKEYVDQRLRWVIAHEVGHTLGLRHNFRGSTLLAPQELNNTKVTQTKGLVNSVMDYLPINLAAQGTPQGDYFPVAVGVYDQWAIEYGYKPSGAIFAQRERRFLEEIAQRSTNPDLAYATDEDIFDLNPDANRWDMSSDVLTYSQTQLDNARAMWARLEKRYPSRGESYSELSELFDTVFWHYFQNVYFITKYIGGQSFYRNHAGDPNGRLPFEAVPVAKQREALSVLQKYVFAADAFQFSPQLLNKLAPSRWRDWGNDLKIERLDYPIHQSIFFLQSQVLGDLLSGDRLTRLQDIELKSPADQALTLPELFKTLEDSIWTEVLQPDDKSLSISSIRRSLQRSYLNQLTSMVLRTDNVPEDARTLAWYRLRQLQGSLNGTLRRHGGEMDTYTKAHLEETRSRIRKALDAQLQAQ; encoded by the coding sequence ATGAGACGAGTGCCGTTGTGGGTTTTGTTCTTACTGAGTCTATTCTTATGGATGGGGCTGATTGGTATCAAGCAGACGTTTCCCTTAAGGGCGCAACAGCCCTTGACGCCCCCAGCGACTCACACCCATACCCCTTTAGTGCTGTCTCAGACCAAGGTAAAATCTAGCTCTGACTCGGAATTAGAGGCGTTTGACAAGCTAGTCGCAGACACGGAAAAGTTAGAAGGGCTGTTTAACCTTTACCGCAATCAGGAGACAGCTAAAATTTACCTGGAAGTAAAGCCCCAACAGTTGAACAAAAACTACCTTGCCACTGTAACGATGGAATCGGGCATCGGCGAACGAGGGCTATACAGTGGAGTTCCGCTACAAACTTGGCTGTTCTACTTCCGCCGCATGAATAACAATTTACACTTCGTTGTGCGGAATGTGAATTTTCGTGCTGAACCGGGCGATCCTCAAGTGCGATCGCTTGATCGCTCATTTAGCGATTCTGTTCTTTACTCGCTTCCGATTAAAAGCATTCATCCGAATCAAGAGACAATTCTCATCGATTTGGGTGACTTGATGCTCACCGATTTTCCAGGATTAACCCCTTTCTTAGAAGACGCCTTGAGAGGAAACTACCAACTTGATGCGGACAAGTCTTATTTCGGTACAGCCAAAGCTTTTCCAGCGAATGTTGAGATTGAATCAATTTATGGATTCTCTTTAAATTCTGGCGAAGGTGACTACTTGCCAACGCTTCCCGATAACCGCGCCCTTACCCTTCGCGTTCGCTACAGTCTCTCTCAGCTTGAGCCAAATAACAGCTACCGTCCGCGCCTAGCGGACGAACGTGTTGGTTATTTTTTAACCACTTATCAAGACTTCTCCAACCCTAAACGTCGCGATTCATTTGTACGCTATATCAACCGTTGGCATTTAGAAAAACAAGACCCAAAAGCGCCCTTATCTCCCCCGAAAAAACCAATTGTGTTTTGGATCGAAAACGCCGTGCCTTTAGAATACCGCCAAGCGATTCGGGAAGGGGTACTAATGTGGAACAAAGCCTTTGAGAAGGCGGGATTTCAAGATGCCATTCAAGTAGAACAAATGCCCGATAATGCCGATTGGGACGCGGCGGATGTGCGATACAACACCATTCGCTGGTTCAATTCTTTAGATGGGTTTTTTGCTAGAGGGCCGGCACGAGTGAACCCCTTAACCGGAGAAATCTTAGATGCTGATATCGTCGTAGATAGTGGTTTAGTACGTGACATGCAGCAGGATTTTCGCCGTTTGGTGGAACAGAATCAAGGGCAGAAGAATTCGTTGCTCTCAACTTTGATGGGAGGGGGTAATCTTTGCCCATCCGTGATGGATCGCTCATCTGCATCCAAAAAAACGTCTGTTTTATCACAATTAGCAAAAGACCACGACCTTTGCTATGGCAGGGAGTCAATTCAGCAGTCTGCAATTGATCGATTGGGATTGTCTTTGCTTTCTTCTAGTACCCAACTTAGGAGTGAGCAAATGAAAGAATATGTGGATCAGCGCTTGCGTTGGGTGATTGCTCACGAAGTCGGACATACTCTGGGTTTGCGTCACAACTTTCGGGGCAGCACACTGCTTGCACCCCAGGAATTGAATAATACCAAGGTCACTCAGACAAAAGGTTTAGTCAACTCGGTGATGGATTACTTGCCGATTAACCTGGCAGCCCAAGGAACACCGCAGGGAGACTATTTTCCCGTTGCGGTTGGTGTTTATGATCAGTGGGCAATTGAGTATGGCTATAAACCCAGTGGTGCCATTTTTGCTCAAAGGGAACGACGGTTTTTAGAGGAGATTGCCCAGCGTTCCACCAACCCAGATCTCGCCTATGCAACGGATGAGGATATCTTTGATCTGAACCCTGATGCCAATCGTTGGGATATGAGTAGTGATGTCCTGACTTATTCTCAAACCCAATTGGATAATGCACGAGCCATGTGGGCACGCCTGGAAAAGCGTTATCCCAGTCGTGGTGAAAGTTACAGCGAACTCAGCGAACTGTTTGATACGGTGTTCTGGCATTATTTCCAGAACGTCTATTTCATCACAAAATATATTGGGGGACAGTCGTTTTATCGCAACCATGCAGGAGATCCGAATGGGAGATTACCTTTTGAAGCGGTACCGGTGGCAAAGCAACGAGAGGCACTCTCCGTGTTGCAAAAATACGTGTTTGCCGCAGATGCGTTCCAGTTTTCACCTCAGTTATTGAATAAGTTAGCGCCATCGCGGTGGAGAGATTGGGGCAATGACTTGAAGATCGAGCGATTGGATTACCCGATTCACCAGAGTATTTTCTTTTTGCAAAGTCAGGTGTTGGGAGATTTGCTTTCGGGCGATCGCCTCACTCGTTTACAAGATATTGAACTCAAGAGTCCTGCTGATCAAGCGTTGACCCTGCCAGAATTGTTTAAAACCTTGGAAGATAGTATTTGGACAGAGGTACTCCAACCCGACGACAAATCTCTTTCGATCTCCAGTATTCGCCGCTCATTGCAACGGAGTTACCTGAATCAATTAACGAGTATGGTATTGCGGACAGATAATGTGCCGGAAGATGCCCGAACCCTCGCTTGGTATCGATTACGCCAGTTGCAAGGAAGCCTCAATGGTACACTCAGAAGGCACGGTGGAGAGATGGATACTTACACCAAAGCTCACTTGGAAGAAACGCGATCGCGCATCCGTAAAGCGTTGGATGCCCAGCTCCAAGCCCAGTAA
- a CDS encoding adenylate/guanylate cyclase domain-containing protein, with translation MFTKENTLSTELKGQRTLAAIIFTDVVSYSAMMAANEEYTLDLLRRDFKVMKQLCQQFEGKVLKTIGDALLMYFPSAVKAVACAKKIQSSFAELAANLAPEEVLIHRIGVHLGDVFFNGTDVMGDGVNVAARLQSEAQPGGICMSQTVYDVVKTPLALTATDLVPKKLKNIPGSVLVYQIPPIHPTPFTAPFELESMDSEGNSQESELVIYSSGQWVLLHEHFFQIETYSQNVNGKLIIQIPSRTTQDDAAIQALRPKLEHSPLLKFAYQNDGFLVKVKSVESISRGDCKLWTVTLEPKPVKLDSKALEQSYKGRKQFYTADDIATLKARRLLLNDPPKLQMLQDAQVFSPALAERALLEKLIQSSATTISIQDCVLQSLYSQYKDQPKMFLEKARLQAIFYLKAAGVVEQVMELSLGSIGQGKLHVRFCGKRQQVYAGIEPATIEIEGDCLLVSRS, from the coding sequence ATGTTTACCAAAGAAAACACTCTCTCCACGGAGCTCAAAGGACAACGCACTTTGGCAGCGATTATCTTTACAGATGTCGTCAGCTATAGTGCAATGATGGCAGCCAACGAAGAGTACACCCTGGACTTGCTCCGCCGGGACTTCAAAGTCATGAAACAACTGTGTCAGCAGTTTGAAGGCAAAGTCCTCAAAACCATTGGTGACGCGCTGCTGATGTACTTCCCTAGTGCTGTGAAAGCCGTCGCTTGCGCCAAAAAAATTCAATCCAGTTTTGCTGAATTAGCCGCTAACCTCGCTCCAGAAGAAGTTCTAATTCATCGGATTGGCGTTCATTTAGGGGATGTGTTTTTCAATGGCACCGATGTCATGGGTGACGGGGTGAATGTGGCGGCACGGCTGCAATCAGAAGCCCAACCCGGTGGGATTTGTATGTCTCAGACCGTCTATGATGTGGTGAAAACTCCCCTGGCTCTAACCGCTACTGACTTGGTGCCCAAAAAGTTAAAAAATATTCCCGGTTCAGTTTTGGTCTACCAAATTCCCCCAATCCACCCTACACCTTTTACAGCTCCATTCGAGCTGGAATCGATGGATTCAGAAGGGAATAGCCAAGAGTCCGAGTTAGTCATTTACTCCTCTGGGCAATGGGTTTTGTTACATGAACATTTCTTCCAAATCGAAACGTATAGTCAAAATGTCAATGGCAAGCTGATTATCCAAATTCCCTCTAGAACTACCCAAGATGATGCGGCAATCCAAGCCCTTCGTCCTAAGCTTGAACACTCACCCCTGCTCAAATTCGCTTATCAAAATGACGGTTTTCTGGTTAAGGTCAAGAGTGTAGAATCGATATCTAGGGGGGATTGTAAACTCTGGACAGTCACACTTGAACCCAAACCTGTCAAGTTAGATAGTAAGGCGTTGGAGCAATCCTACAAAGGACGCAAGCAATTCTATACAGCCGATGATATTGCAACCTTAAAAGCAAGGCGGTTATTACTCAATGACCCACCCAAGTTGCAAATGCTGCAAGACGCTCAAGTTTTCAGTCCTGCTTTAGCTGAACGGGCCCTGTTGGAAAAATTAATTCAAAGCAGCGCAACGACAATTAGTATTCAAGATTGTGTGCTTCAATCGTTGTATTCACAATACAAAGACCAGCCTAAGATGTTCTTAGAAAAGGCGCGACTCCAAGCTATTTTCTATCTCAAAGCAGCGGGTGTAGTAGAACAAGTGATGGAGTTATCGTTAGGCTCGATTGGTCAAGGTAAGCTACACGTTCGGTTTTGTGGGAAACGGCAGCAAGTTTATGCGGGAATTGAACCTGCGACCATTGAAATTGAAGGAGACTGTTTGCTGGTTAGCAGGAGTTGA